One Thermoanaerobaculales bacterium DNA window includes the following coding sequences:
- a CDS encoding SOS response-associated peptidase produces the protein MCGRFTLTVSARVLGQLFDVPEPEGIVPRYNIAPTQQVLVARSAEGGRELTGVRWGLIPHWADDPSIGNRMINARGETVATKPAFRSAVKHRRCLIPADGFYEWQKAGAGKQPHLIRFADGRAFAFAGLWEGWRPRDGGVPVDSCTIVTTTPNRLVAALHDRMPVILPPAAFEEWLRPEPLPEPRLEELLAPYPDHEMEAFAVSRRVNSPAYDGPECAVPLP, from the coding sequence ATGTGCGGGCGGTTCACGCTCACGGTCTCGGCCAGGGTGCTCGGGCAGCTGTTCGACGTTCCCGAGCCCGAGGGGATCGTCCCGCGCTACAACATCGCGCCCACCCAGCAGGTGCTGGTGGCGCGCAGCGCAGAGGGCGGCCGCGAGCTGACGGGCGTGCGCTGGGGCCTCATCCCGCACTGGGCCGACGACCCCTCGATCGGCAACCGGATGATCAACGCCCGCGGCGAGACCGTGGCCACCAAGCCGGCTTTTCGCTCGGCGGTCAAGCACCGCCGCTGCCTGATCCCGGCCGACGGCTTCTACGAGTGGCAGAAGGCCGGCGCGGGCAAGCAGCCGCACCTGATCCGCTTCGCCGACGGCCGAGCCTTCGCGTTCGCCGGGCTCTGGGAGGGCTGGCGGCCGCGCGACGGCGGTGTGCCGGTCGACTCCTGCACCATCGTCACCACCACGCCCAATCGGCTCGTAGCAGCCCTCCACGACCGGATGCCGGTGATCCTGCCGCCGGCTGCCTTCGAGGAGTGGCTGCGGCCCGAGCCTCTGCCGGAACCGCGCCTCGAGGAGCTCCTCGCCCCCTACCCCGACCACGAGATGGAGGCCTTCGCGGTCAGCCGCCGGGTCAAC
- a CDS encoding winged helix-turn-helix domain-containing protein, producing MATTNNAVPEEAARFRLGDWLVEPRLNRISRADAEAQLETKAMDVLVLLARRAGEVVSHAELQDAVWQTEFVSYNTLAVRVSELREALGDDARNPRYIETIHKRGYRLIAEVSSHSSAEPDGGESAQMPPEEAGERSPYPGLSPFSEADAADFFGREVEIAALWRKIASRRLLAVIGSSGAGKSSLVRAGIVARAPPGWRAVVCTPGEDPSLAMARALAPDLAGDAQEMQSLLAFHNPDMALAVVSRWRGRWDEALIVIDQFEELFTLNSSEVQVEFVSLLRRLVDAAGTHVLLVLRDDFLVDCHRHPELAPIFSELTVVSAPSEKGLRQALTQPAARRLYGFETVVLIDEMVGQVEAERGALPLLAFAVSRLWELRDRDRRLLTREAYETIGGVGGALAQHAEETLQAIGEQRLPLVRELFRNLVTAQGTRAVRSWVDLLSVFPTGQRQDAESVLRALVAARLLTSFEDEAGGAGAEGPHHRVEVVHESLLTAWPRLQRWRTEDEGSAQLRDQLRQAARLWEEKGWSDDLLWTGTSYREYLLWRERYPGGLSGVEEAFGTAMTRLAERRRRRRRVALTAAIVVLVAVASALSLLWHRSLQETRRAEAAKLLALAQARLADDPTEALSLTTASLEVADTPEAREFVMRALWAGPLALEFDSGADDHAASASFSPDGAYIAAGSVAPEVRVWSRDGSGPIRLCGMTVDTASLTMPRWAAEGLLATGGAFGTEYPGFGDRVKLWSIPDGKLIREIDLGSPGTWRVGQGRLSAEIDLGEGPDRRHLGKSWRLPDGEAELLGTLTAADLAGAAAVIAAPDGSGWVIPRGRSVYLRPFDRQGPERLLEVLDADASVQSFGENGVLVSDETGKAHLWSFTGGEPTRVWAIRRPASAIGAVPDPTGRRFARFGPTKQSVQVWELEGLPGAVPLELRRSGGWYLPGFAFNPDGSWCVATTHLHRCLTFWPLARPYASVVEGWRFPVARRPLTFSPDSRWLAVGLEGGRVRLLPMPGSEPAEVGELYPLIGQEGADIRFDPEGRYLFVLSTVDAWVVPLDGGPSRLVVPRQETLQLEQGAVSPSGERVASAHIMGERGKNLYVFDVATGAVQSFALPEPDTPTNFAGVWSLGFLDEQTLITAGWGGVRRWDLAAGTQTLVAPSEALVMMVLRRATGTAITWGFGWSSDRSQVPGLKLLDLASGESRPLQGFGDDVEHADLDPSGTVLATCHKDGSVRVGRLDGGEAHLLLGHKGNVTRVAISPDLRWVASAGEDGTLRLWPVPDLSKPPLHTLPHGELLAKLGSLTNLRAVRDETSDTGWTIELGPFPGWRNVPNWNP from the coding sequence ATGGCCACCACAAACAACGCGGTCCCGGAGGAGGCGGCGCGCTTCCGGCTCGGCGATTGGCTGGTGGAGCCGCGCCTGAACCGGATTTCGCGGGCAGACGCCGAGGCCCAGCTCGAGACCAAGGCAATGGACGTGCTGGTCCTGCTAGCGCGGCGGGCCGGCGAGGTGGTGAGCCACGCCGAGCTCCAGGACGCGGTCTGGCAGACTGAGTTCGTCAGCTACAACACGCTCGCGGTGCGGGTCTCGGAGCTGCGGGAGGCGCTCGGGGACGACGCGCGGAACCCGCGCTACATCGAGACCATCCACAAGCGGGGCTACCGGCTGATCGCCGAAGTGAGCTCCCACTCCTCTGCGGAGCCCGACGGCGGCGAGTCGGCGCAGATGCCGCCGGAGGAGGCCGGGGAGCGGTCGCCCTACCCCGGGCTGTCGCCGTTCAGCGAGGCGGACGCCGCAGACTTCTTCGGCCGCGAGGTCGAGATCGCGGCGCTGTGGCGCAAGATCGCGAGCCGCCGGCTGCTGGCGGTGATCGGCTCCTCTGGGGCCGGCAAGAGCTCGCTGGTTCGGGCGGGGATTGTGGCCAGGGCGCCGCCGGGCTGGCGGGCGGTCGTGTGCACGCCCGGGGAGGACCCGTCCCTGGCCATGGCGAGGGCGCTGGCTCCGGACCTGGCGGGCGACGCGCAGGAGATGCAGAGCCTGCTCGCCTTCCACAACCCGGACATGGCGCTCGCGGTGGTGTCGCGTTGGCGTGGGCGGTGGGACGAGGCCCTGATCGTGATTGACCAGTTCGAGGAGCTCTTCACCCTGAACTCGTCCGAGGTGCAGGTGGAGTTCGTGAGCCTGCTGCGGCGGCTGGTCGACGCGGCCGGGACCCACGTGCTGTTGGTGCTGCGCGACGACTTCCTCGTCGACTGCCATCGCCATCCCGAGCTCGCGCCGATCTTCAGCGAGCTGACCGTGGTTTCGGCCCCGTCGGAGAAGGGCCTCAGGCAGGCCCTGACCCAGCCTGCGGCGCGGCGGCTGTACGGCTTCGAGACAGTGGTCCTGATCGACGAGATGGTGGGGCAGGTGGAGGCGGAGCGGGGGGCGCTGCCGCTGCTGGCATTTGCGGTCTCGAGGTTGTGGGAGCTGCGCGACCGAGACCGGCGGCTGCTGACGCGGGAGGCGTACGAGACGATCGGGGGCGTGGGCGGGGCGCTGGCGCAGCATGCAGAGGAGACCCTGCAGGCGATCGGGGAGCAGCGGCTGCCGCTGGTCCGGGAGCTGTTCCGTAACCTGGTGACCGCCCAGGGCACACGGGCAGTGCGCAGCTGGGTCGACCTGCTGTCGGTCTTTCCCACGGGACAACGGCAGGACGCCGAGTCCGTGCTCAGGGCCCTGGTTGCCGCGCGGCTGCTGACCTCGTTCGAGGACGAGGCCGGCGGCGCTGGGGCGGAAGGACCACACCACCGGGTCGAGGTCGTGCACGAGTCGCTGCTCACGGCGTGGCCGAGGCTCCAGCGCTGGCGCACCGAGGATGAGGGGAGCGCGCAGCTGCGCGACCAGCTTCGCCAGGCGGCGCGGCTGTGGGAGGAGAAGGGCTGGTCGGACGATCTCCTGTGGACCGGCACCTCGTACCGCGAGTACCTCCTCTGGCGGGAAAGGTATCCGGGCGGGCTTTCGGGGGTCGAGGAAGCTTTCGGGACTGCGATGACTCGCCTGGCGGAGCGTCGTCGCCGCCGGCGGCGGGTAGCGCTGACCGCTGCCATTGTGGTGCTCGTCGCGGTGGCTTCAGCGCTGTCACTGCTGTGGCACCGCAGCCTGCAGGAAACCCGCCGCGCTGAGGCCGCGAAACTGCTGGCGCTCGCCCAGGCGCGGCTCGCAGACGACCCGACCGAGGCGCTGTCCCTGACCACCGCGAGCCTGGAGGTCGCCGACACCCCGGAGGCGCGCGAGTTCGTGATGCGGGCCCTGTGGGCCGGTCCTTTGGCACTCGAGTTCGACAGCGGCGCGGACGACCACGCCGCGTCCGCGAGCTTCAGCCCCGACGGCGCTTACATCGCCGCGGGTAGCGTCGCGCCCGAGGTGAGGGTGTGGTCCAGGGACGGCAGCGGGCCGATCCGGCTCTGCGGGATGACGGTCGACACCGCCAGTCTGACGATGCCGCGCTGGGCGGCGGAGGGTCTGCTCGCGACGGGTGGGGCCTTCGGGACCGAGTACCCTGGATTCGGCGACCGCGTGAAGCTGTGGTCGATCCCGGATGGGAAGCTCATTCGGGAGATCGACCTCGGCTCTCCCGGCACCTGGAGGGTCGGGCAGGGGCGGTTGTCGGCCGAGATCGACCTGGGCGAGGGGCCGGACCGACGACATCTCGGCAAGTCCTGGCGGCTGCCGGACGGCGAGGCGGAGCTCCTCGGCACCCTCACCGCCGCGGACCTCGCGGGCGCCGCAGCAGTCATCGCGGCGCCGGACGGCTCGGGCTGGGTGATTCCGAGGGGCAGGTCGGTTTACCTGCGCCCGTTTGACCGGCAAGGACCGGAGAGGCTGCTCGAGGTGCTCGACGCGGACGCGTCCGTGCAGTCCTTCGGAGAGAATGGCGTCCTCGTTTCCGACGAGACCGGGAAAGCGCATCTGTGGTCGTTCACCGGTGGAGAGCCCACTCGGGTCTGGGCGATCCGCCGTCCGGCCAGCGCCATCGGCGCCGTCCCCGATCCGACCGGTCGCCGGTTCGCGCGCTTCGGGCCGACCAAGCAGTCCGTGCAGGTGTGGGAGCTCGAGGGGCTTCCCGGGGCGGTGCCGCTCGAGCTACGGCGCAGTGGCGGCTGGTATCTCCCCGGTTTCGCCTTCAATCCGGACGGGAGCTGGTGTGTCGCGACCACCCACCTGCATCGGTGCCTCACGTTCTGGCCGCTCGCGCGTCCCTACGCCAGCGTGGTCGAGGGCTGGAGGTTCCCCGTGGCGCGCCGGCCGCTCACCTTCAGCCCGGACAGCCGCTGGCTGGCGGTGGGTTTGGAGGGTGGGCGGGTACGGCTACTGCCGATGCCCGGCAGTGAGCCCGCCGAGGTGGGGGAGCTTTACCCGTTGATCGGGCAGGAGGGCGCCGACATCCGCTTCGACCCCGAGGGACGCTATCTCTTCGTCCTGTCCACGGTTGACGCGTGGGTCGTGCCACTCGACGGCGGGCCGAGCCGCCTTGTGGTCCCACGGCAGGAAACTCTTCAGCTCGAGCAGGGGGCGGTCTCGCCGAGCGGCGAGCGAGTCGCCAGCGCGCACATCATGGGCGAGCGGGGGAAGAACCTCTACGTCTTCGACGTCGCGACCGGGGCGGTGCAGAGCTTTGCGCTGCCTGAACCCGACACGCCGACCAACTTCGCAGGCGTCTGGAGCCTCGGTTTCCTGGACGAGCAGACCCTGATCACGGCCGGCTGGGGCGGCGTCCGCCGCTGGGATCTGGCCGCCGGAACGCAGACGCTGGTGGCGCCGTCGGAAGCGCTGGTGATGATGGTGCTGCGTCGGGCCACCGGCACGGCGATCACCTGGGGATTCGGCTGGAGCTCGGACCGATCTCAGGTCCCGGGCCTGAAGCTGCTCGATCTCGCCAGCGGGGAGAGCCGCCCGCTTCAGGGATTCGGCGACGACGTCGAGCACGCCGATCTCGACCCCTCGGGAACCGTGCTCGCGACTTGCCACAAGGATGGTTCCGTCCGCGTCGGCCGCCTCGACGGCGGCGAGGCTCACCTCCTGCTGGGGCACAAGGGCAACGTGACCAGAGTGGCCATCTCCCCGGACCTGCGCTGGGTGGCCTCGGCCGGCGAGGACGGCACCCTCCGGCTGTGGCCGGTGCCGGACCTGTCCAAGCCGCCGCTGCACACACTGCCGCACGGCGAGCTGCTTGCCAAGCTGGGCTCGCTGACCAACCTCCGCGCCGTGCGCGATGAGACCTCCGACACCGGCTGGACGATCGAGCTCGGTCCCTTCCCCGGCTGGCGCAACGTCCCCAACTGGAATCCGTAA
- a CDS encoding S9 family peptidase, whose product MKTSIWVMGLVAAASAGTAIAAEKREFEIADYYRTAFVGSPVVSADGLRVAFAVTRYEFEKGESWSEIWMTGGHGTRPRQMTQGRHHDANPTFSPDGSLLAFESDRAGDQTQLFVMPVDGGEPRQLTEFPMGVTNAVWSPDGRFIAVTAEVYPECGGDADCNQTIRKAVERGPLTAHMSDELLYRHWNAWREGKYPHVLLLDAANGKVVRDLTPGRWDSPTFALGGGVGYAFSPDSKELCFVSNCDPVPATSTNSDLWVVPVEGEPAASPRNLTDGNDGWDGHPAYSPDGRFIAYLSQQTPAFESDLSRVALLDRSTGATRYLTGRDSFDNWATAVAWHPSGAELLFEAEVKGRTPLYRIDVARGGIRELVRDGAIAGWRVAPKGDAVIYTRSLVGAPPEVFRVAMDGGAPEQITSFNDALVAEVDIRPAQELWVQGAGDYKVQVFLVTPHGFDPTRKHPLILNVHGGPQQQWTDRYRGDWQVYPGKGYVVAFANPTGSPGFGQSFVDAISCDWGGRVYDDLMKVTDALAAIPYVDAERMGAMGWSYGGTMMMWFEGHTDRFKAIAAMMGVYDLASMHGATEELWFPQHDLCGVPWESDDYERWSPSSYVPNFKTPSLVVTGERDYRVPYTQSLHFFTDLQLMGVPSRLIALPNAGHWPGWYEMAFYYLAHLEWFHQWLGGEAPPWDVERFLRNQVFGEGVTLGAPPPEGAGAD is encoded by the coding sequence ATGAAGACGTCGATCTGGGTGATGGGCCTGGTGGCGGCAGCGTCGGCTGGGACAGCAATCGCGGCGGAGAAGCGGGAGTTCGAGATCGCGGACTACTATCGGACGGCGTTCGTGGGCTCTCCGGTGGTGAGCGCGGACGGCCTTCGGGTCGCGTTCGCCGTGACCCGCTACGAGTTCGAGAAGGGCGAGAGCTGGTCCGAGATCTGGATGACCGGCGGCCACGGCACGCGGCCGCGGCAGATGACGCAGGGCCGGCACCACGACGCCAACCCGACCTTCTCGCCGGACGGCAGCCTGCTCGCCTTCGAGTCGGATCGAGCGGGCGATCAGACGCAGCTCTTCGTGATGCCGGTCGACGGCGGCGAGCCGCGCCAACTCACCGAGTTTCCGATGGGCGTGACGAACGCGGTGTGGTCGCCGGACGGCCGTTTCATCGCGGTTACCGCCGAGGTCTACCCGGAGTGCGGCGGGGACGCCGACTGCAACCAGACGATCCGGAAGGCGGTCGAGAGGGGGCCGCTGACCGCACACATGAGCGACGAGCTGCTGTACCGGCACTGGAACGCATGGCGGGAGGGCAAGTACCCGCACGTGCTGCTGCTCGACGCCGCGAACGGCAAGGTGGTCCGCGACCTGACGCCCGGCCGCTGGGACAGCCCGACGTTTGCGCTCGGCGGCGGTGTCGGCTACGCGTTCTCGCCGGACTCGAAGGAGCTCTGCTTCGTCTCCAACTGCGACCCGGTCCCGGCGACCTCGACCAACTCCGACCTCTGGGTGGTGCCGGTCGAGGGTGAGCCGGCGGCGAGCCCGCGCAACCTCACGGACGGCAACGACGGCTGGGACGGCCACCCGGCCTACTCGCCCGACGGCCGCTTCATCGCCTACCTCAGCCAGCAGACGCCCGCCTTCGAGTCGGACCTATCCCGGGTCGCGCTCCTCGACCGCTCGACGGGTGCCACGCGGTACCTGACCGGCCGCGATTCCTTCGACAACTGGGCGACCGCGGTGGCCTGGCATCCGAGCGGGGCCGAGCTCCTTTTCGAGGCCGAGGTCAAGGGCCGGACGCCGCTGTACCGCATCGACGTCGCGCGCGGCGGGATCCGCGAACTGGTGCGCGACGGTGCGATCGCCGGCTGGCGGGTCGCGCCCAAGGGTGATGCCGTCATCTACACCCGCTCGCTGGTCGGGGCGCCGCCCGAGGTGTTCCGGGTCGCGATGGACGGCGGCGCGCCCGAGCAGATCACCTCCTTCAACGACGCGCTCGTGGCCGAGGTCGACATCCGGCCGGCCCAGGAGCTGTGGGTGCAGGGCGCCGGCGACTACAAGGTGCAGGTCTTCCTGGTCACGCCGCACGGCTTCGACCCGACCCGGAAGCACCCGCTGATCCTCAACGTCCACGGCGGCCCGCAGCAGCAGTGGACCGACCGGTACCGCGGCGACTGGCAGGTCTACCCGGGCAAGGGCTACGTCGTCGCCTTCGCCAACCCGACCGGGTCGCCCGGCTTCGGCCAGAGCTTCGTCGACGCCATCTCCTGCGACTGGGGCGGCCGGGTTTACGACGACCTGATGAAGGTGACCGACGCGCTGGCCGCGATCCCGTACGTCGACGCCGAGCGGATGGGCGCGATGGGCTGGTCCTACGGCGGCACCATGATGATGTGGTTCGAGGGCCACACCGACCGCTTCAAGGCAATCGCGGCGATGATGGGGGTCTACGATCTGGCCTCGATGCACGGCGCGACCGAAGAGCTGTGGTTCCCGCAGCACGACCTGTGCGGCGTGCCGTGGGAGTCCGACGACTACGAGCGGTGGTCGCCGTCGAGCTACGTCCCCAACTTCAAGACGCCGAGCCTGGTGGTCACCGGTGAGCGCGACTACCGCGTGCCCTACACCCAGAGCCTGCACTTCTTCACCGACCTGCAGCTGATGGGGGTGCCGTCGCGGCTGATCGCGCTCCCGAACGCCGGCCACTGGCCCGGCTGGTACGAGATGGCCTTCTACTACCTCGCACACCTCGAGTGGTTCCACCAGTGGCTCGGGGGCGAGGCCCCGCCATGGGACGTCGAGCGCTTCCTGCGCAATCAGGTCTTCGGCGAGGGTGTTACCCTGGGCGCCCCGCCGCCCGAGGGCGCAGGCGCCGACTGA
- a CDS encoding phosphomannomutase/phosphoglucomutase, with protein sequence MAGIFKAYDIRGTYPDQVNEEIALRVGYHFRDLLDDEDMARGARVVVSRDMRSHSVPLAAALKRGLRARGIAVIDIGVADTPQNYFAIGHLGASGGIQVTASHNPSVYNGFKMSRRDAIPVSYETGIAELERLVASSTVSPALEPAAPETSQDVFGEYADHVLSMLEHREPRLKLAADAANGMGTLYLPILDRLNVDLVPLYFSLDGTFPNHEANPLKAENLVDLQRAVRRHGCDLGVAFDGDADRAMIVDADGAVVTADLVTALLAPRFLRNEPGAVIVYDLRSSWATKEAIAEAGGKPVRERVGHSFIKKTMRDHGSPFGGELAGHLYYRDNFTADSSILTVIEVLNLLRSTGRPLAELAAPLHRYHGTGEINFHVDDKEGMIRRLAGVFADGEIDYLDGITVQYADWWFNVRPSNTEPLLRLVLEARTREMMDSKKALLLSYLGTPE encoded by the coding sequence ATGGCCGGGATCTTCAAGGCGTACGACATCCGGGGCACCTACCCCGACCAGGTGAACGAGGAGATCGCGCTCCGCGTCGGCTACCACTTCCGGGACCTGCTCGACGACGAGGACATGGCGCGCGGAGCGCGGGTCGTGGTGTCGCGGGACATGCGCTCGCACTCGGTGCCGCTGGCCGCCGCCCTCAAGCGAGGGCTGCGGGCGCGCGGCATCGCGGTGATCGACATCGGCGTCGCCGACACGCCGCAGAACTACTTTGCCATCGGCCACCTCGGCGCCTCGGGCGGCATCCAGGTCACGGCCAGCCACAACCCGTCGGTCTACAACGGCTTCAAGATGTCGCGGCGGGACGCCATCCCGGTCTCCTACGAGACCGGCATCGCGGAGCTCGAGCGCCTGGTCGCGAGCTCGACCGTGTCGCCGGCGCTCGAGCCGGCCGCGCCTGAGACCAGCCAGGACGTCTTTGGCGAGTACGCCGACCACGTGCTGTCGATGCTCGAGCACCGCGAGCCGCGGCTGAAGCTCGCCGCCGACGCCGCCAACGGCATGGGGACGCTCTACCTGCCGATCCTCGACCGGCTCAACGTGGACCTCGTGCCGCTCTACTTCTCACTTGACGGCACCTTCCCGAACCACGAGGCCAACCCGCTCAAGGCCGAGAACCTGGTCGACCTCCAGCGCGCGGTGCGCAGGCACGGCTGCGACCTCGGGGTCGCCTTCGACGGCGACGCCGACCGCGCGATGATCGTCGACGCCGACGGGGCGGTGGTGACCGCCGATCTGGTGACCGCGCTGCTCGCACCGCGCTTCCTGCGTAACGAGCCTGGTGCGGTCATCGTCTATGACCTCCGCTCGTCATGGGCGACCAAGGAGGCGATCGCCGAGGCGGGCGGCAAGCCGGTCCGGGAGCGGGTCGGGCACTCGTTCATCAAGAAGACGATGCGCGACCACGGCTCGCCGTTCGGCGGCGAGCTCGCCGGCCACCTGTACTACCGCGACAACTTCACTGCGGACTCGTCGATCCTGACCGTGATCGAGGTCCTCAACCTGCTGCGCTCAACCGGGCGGCCGCTCGCCGAGCTGGCCGCGCCGCTGCACCGCTACCACGGCACCGGCGAGATCAACTTCCACGTCGACGACAAGGAGGGGATGATCCGGCGCCTCGCCGGCGTCTTCGCCGACGGCGAGATCGACTACCTGGACGGGATCACCGTGCAGTACGCCGACTGGTGGTTCAACGTGCGGCCCTCCAACACCGAGCCGCTGCTGCGGCTGGTGCTGGAGGCGCGGACGCGCGAGATGATGGACTCGAAGAAGGCGCTGCTGCTCTCGTACCTCGGCACCCCGGAGTAG
- a CDS encoding carbamoyltransferase, producing MTTILGISAFYHDSAAALVADGEIVAAAQEERFTRVKHDHGFPINAIRYCLEEGKVAPEQLDYVGFYDKPFLKFERLLETYLAFAPAGFSSFLKAMPLWLRQKLHLPREISRGLDGRFHKRVVFTEHHESHAASAFFPSPFEETAILTLDGVGEWATASFGHGRGNKVTLTHELHFPHSLGLLYSAFTYFCGFKVNSGEYKLMGLAPYGEPRWAEEIQSKLLHLKDDGSFRMDMSYFDYCQGLTMTSKKFEAMFGGPPRKPESPLTQREMDMAASVQVVTEEIMMRAARHLHEQTGMKNLCLAGGVALNCVGNGRILRDGPFERIWIQPAAGDAGGALGVALFIWHQLLGHERKVESPDSQRASLLGPHFTNEQIRAFLDERGARYHHVADEAELIRRVVDLIEQEKVVGLLQGRMEFGPRALGCRSIIGDARSRAMQSVMNLKIKFRESFRPFAPIVLRERVSEYFEMRDEEDSPYMLLVAPVAEAKRLPVNDDRAAGLDKLKVIRSEVPAITHVDFSARVQTVDAGRHGFLYRLMKAFEARTGCPVMINTSFNVRGEPIVCSPEHAYHCFMGTDMDVLVLENHILLKDEQPASAIPKRDEYLAKFALD from the coding sequence ATGACGACGATCCTCGGCATCTCGGCCTTCTATCACGACTCCGCCGCCGCCCTGGTGGCGGACGGGGAGATCGTGGCCGCCGCCCAGGAGGAGCGCTTCACCCGGGTCAAGCACGACCATGGCTTCCCGATCAATGCCATCCGCTACTGCCTCGAGGAGGGCAAGGTCGCGCCCGAGCAGCTCGACTACGTCGGCTTCTACGACAAGCCGTTCCTGAAGTTCGAGCGCCTGCTCGAGACCTACCTGGCCTTCGCGCCGGCCGGCTTCTCCTCGTTCCTCAAGGCGATGCCGTTGTGGCTGCGCCAGAAGCTGCACCTGCCCCGGGAGATCAGCCGCGGCCTCGACGGCCGGTTCCACAAGCGGGTGGTCTTCACCGAGCACCACGAGTCGCACGCCGCCAGCGCCTTCTTCCCGTCGCCCTTCGAGGAGACCGCGATCCTGACCCTCGACGGGGTGGGGGAGTGGGCGACCGCGAGCTTCGGCCACGGCCGCGGCAACAAGGTCACCCTGACCCACGAGCTGCACTTCCCCCACTCGCTCGGCCTGCTCTACTCGGCCTTCACCTACTTCTGCGGCTTCAAGGTCAACTCGGGCGAGTACAAGCTGATGGGACTCGCCCCGTACGGCGAGCCGCGCTGGGCCGAGGAGATCCAGAGCAAGCTCCTCCACCTCAAGGACGACGGCTCGTTCCGCATGGACATGAGCTACTTCGACTACTGCCAGGGCCTGACCATGACCTCGAAGAAGTTCGAGGCGATGTTCGGCGGGCCGCCGCGCAAGCCGGAGAGCCCACTCACCCAGCGCGAGATGGACATGGCCGCCTCGGTCCAGGTGGTGACCGAGGAGATCATGATGCGGGCGGCCCGGCACCTGCACGAGCAGACCGGCATGAAGAACCTCTGCCTGGCGGGCGGCGTGGCGCTCAACTGCGTCGGCAACGGCCGCATCCTGCGCGACGGCCCGTTCGAGCGGATCTGGATCCAGCCGGCGGCCGGCGACGCGGGCGGCGCCCTCGGGGTGGCCCTCTTCATCTGGCACCAGCTGCTCGGCCACGAGCGCAAGGTGGAGTCGCCGGACTCGCAGCGCGCCTCGCTGCTCGGGCCCCACTTCACGAACGAGCAGATCCGGGCCTTCCTGGACGAGCGCGGCGCCCGCTACCACCACGTCGCCGACGAGGCTGAGCTGATCCGGCGGGTGGTCGACCTGATCGAGCAGGAGAAGGTGGTCGGGCTGCTCCAGGGGCGGATGGAGTTCGGCCCGCGCGCCCTCGGCTGCCGGTCGATCATCGGCGACGCCCGCAGCCGCGCCATGCAGTCGGTGATGAACCTGAAGATCAAGTTTCGCGAGTCGTTCCGGCCGTTCGCGCCGATCGTGCTGCGGGAGCGGGTCAGCGAGTACTTCGAGATGAGGGACGAGGAGGACAGCCCCTACATGCTGCTGGTCGCGCCGGTCGCCGAGGCCAAGCGCCTGCCGGTCAACGACGACCGGGCCGCCGGTCTCGACAAGCTCAAGGTGATCCGGTCCGAGGTGCCGGCGATCACCCACGTCGACTTCTCGGCGCGGGTGCAGACCGTGGACGCCGGGCGCCACGGCTTCCTCTACCGGCTGATGAAGGCCTTCGAGGCGCGGACCGGCTGCCCGGTGATGATCAACACCTCGTTCAACGTCCGCGGCGAGCCGATCGTCTGCTCGCCGGAGCACGCCTACCACTGCTTCATGGGCACCGACATGGACGTGCTGGTGCTCGAGAACCACATCCTGCTCAAGGACGAGCAGCCGGCGTCCGCGATCCCGAAGCGCGACGAGTACCTGGCGAAGTTCGCCCTGGATTGA
- a CDS encoding SxtJ family membrane protein, with amino-acid sequence MAVIEINRNPTPKELNQFGFIWLGFLALFGAIARFKLGAPTVALVLWVAAVIVPAIGWLVPAFMRAVFVGMSYAAWPIGFVVSHVVLALVYYLVLTPIGLLMRIFGYDPMTRRFDDQASSYWVARDQSETQPKRYFRQF; translated from the coding sequence ATGGCAGTCATCGAGATCAACCGCAACCCGACTCCCAAGGAGCTGAACCAGTTCGGGTTCATCTGGCTGGGGTTCCTGGCGCTGTTCGGCGCGATCGCCCGCTTCAAGCTCGGCGCGCCCACGGTCGCGCTCGTGCTGTGGGTTGCGGCGGTGATCGTGCCAGCGATCGGCTGGCTGGTACCGGCCTTCATGCGGGCGGTGTTCGTCGGCATGTCGTACGCGGCGTGGCCCATCGGCTTCGTGGTCTCGCACGTCGTCCTGGCCCTGGTCTACTACCTGGTCTTGACCCCAATCGGGCTCCTGATGCGGATCTTCGGGTATGATCCGATGACGAGGCGGTTCGACGACCAGGCCTCCTCGTACTGGGTCGCGCGGGACCAGTCCGAGACCCAGCCGAAACGGTACTTCCGCCAGTTCTGA
- a CDS encoding DUF5989 family protein — protein sequence MTSKAKQDDQRSAFEEEASARQTGLLGEFFHFLLNNKKWWLTPIIIVLLLVAVLIVLSGSAAAPFIYTLF from the coding sequence ATGACGAGCAAAGCAAAGCAAGACGACCAGCGCAGTGCCTTCGAGGAGGAGGCGAGCGCCAGGCAGACCGGCCTGCTGGGCGAGTTCTTCCACTTCCTGCTCAACAACAAGAAGTGGTGGCTGACGCCGATCATCATCGTGCTGCTCTTGGTCGCGGTGCTGATCGTGCTGTCGGGCTCGGCGGCCGCGCCCTTCATCTACACGCTGTTCTGA